In one Desulfomicrobium macestii genomic region, the following are encoded:
- a CDS encoding type I restriction enzyme HsdR N-terminal domain-containing protein, whose product MHEVSLNRVITDYLTGREIMDTTYEDLRQALAKLLVEDRKYPRENIRSKYVLDYSINGEPHSVAIDLAVFSPAGEPLLALVFCPGEVGTFVRESVAAARIHLPSPFPLVIVTDSMELLLVETKTSEVIGSGFNAVPRWSELPGLAQAHPCPLPGEDRLDKERRILAAYDGLGGPCCGSECGI is encoded by the coding sequence ATGCATGAAGTCAGTCTGAATCGCGTCATTACGGATTATCTCACCGGCCGGGAGATCATGGATACCACGTATGAGGACTTGCGGCAGGCTCTGGCCAAGCTGCTGGTTGAAGACAGGAAGTATCCCCGTGAGAATATCCGCTCAAAATATGTCCTGGATTACTCGATAAACGGAGAGCCGCATTCGGTCGCCATCGATCTGGCGGTCTTTTCCCCTGCGGGTGAGCCGCTTTTGGCCCTGGTGTTCTGCCCCGGAGAGGTCGGAACCTTTGTGAGAGAGAGTGTCGCAGCGGCCCGCATTCATCTGCCGTCTCCCTTTCCGCTGGTCATCGTGACGGATTCGATGGAATTGCTGCTGGTGGAGACCAAGACCTCCGAGGTGATCGGGAGCGGCTTCAATGCAGTGCCCCGGTGGAGTGAGCTGCCAGGCCTCGCCCAGGCGCATCCTTGCCCATTGCCGGGTGAGGACCGGCTGGACAAGGAGCGCAGGATACTTGCCGCCTATGACGGTCTGGGCGGGCCTTGCTGCGGCAGTGAATGCGGCATCTAG
- a CDS encoding bifunctional heptose 7-phosphate kinase/heptose 1-phosphate adenyltransferase: MNLAFNASRMIGSKVLIIGDIMLDQYQKGLVERISPEAPVPIVKITEQVFKIGGAGNVAQNVATLGGCPTLVSICGQDLYGDNLQDLCGTLGVESHLIRSASRETTLKTRIMAQHQQMLRVDRETNRPLDAGEFSSLLETVESRLDGFDTIILSDYGKGVISGEFLNWLRERKKPDQKIILDPKTCNFPHYEDLYCMTPNKKEASEGAEMAITTREEILEAGKRIITQRGLQSLVITLGAEGMAVFLPGQGVFHLPTTAKKVFDVTGAGDTVIAVIALGLSSGLDLLSSCILANCAAGLVVGQVGAVGITQEELTETLASWPSAQQEKWCSFPPIGRMTT, from the coding sequence ATGAATCTGGCGTTCAATGCCTCGCGTATGATCGGCTCCAAGGTGCTCATCATCGGCGACATCATGCTCGATCAGTATCAAAAGGGGCTGGTTGAAAGAATTTCGCCCGAAGCGCCCGTGCCCATAGTCAAAATCACCGAACAGGTCTTCAAGATCGGCGGCGCCGGCAATGTGGCCCAGAACGTGGCCACCCTTGGCGGGTGCCCCACCCTGGTGAGCATTTGCGGCCAGGATCTCTATGGAGACAACCTGCAGGACCTCTGCGGCACGCTCGGCGTTGAAAGTCATCTTATCCGGTCGGCATCACGTGAAACGACACTGAAGACCCGTATCATGGCCCAGCACCAACAGATGCTGCGCGTGGACAGGGAAACGAACCGGCCCCTCGATGCAGGGGAATTCTCGTCGCTTCTGGAAACAGTGGAAAGCCGGCTCGACGGTTTTGATACGATCATCCTCTCCGACTACGGCAAGGGCGTCATTTCAGGAGAATTCCTGAACTGGCTGCGCGAACGGAAAAAGCCGGACCAAAAAATCATTCTGGATCCCAAGACATGCAATTTCCCTCACTACGAGGATCTTTACTGCATGACGCCGAACAAGAAGGAAGCATCCGAAGGCGCCGAGATGGCCATTACAACCCGCGAGGAAATACTTGAGGCGGGCAAAAGGATCATCACGCAACGGGGACTGCAAAGCCTGGTCATCACCCTGGGCGCGGAGGGCATGGCTGTATTCCTGCCCGGCCAGGGGGTCTTTCACCTGCCAACCACGGCCAAGAAGGTCTTCGACGTGACCGGTGCGGGAGATACCGTCATCGCGGTCATTGCCCTTGGCCTGAGCTCAGGCCTCGATCTGCTCAGCTCCTGCATACTGGCCAATTGCGCCGCCGGACTGGTGGTCGGACAGGTCGGCGCGGTAGGCATCACCCAGGAGGAACTCACCGAAACCCTGGCGTCCTGGCCTTCGGCGCAACAGGAAAAATGGTGCTCGTTCCCGCCGATAGGCCGCATGACCACCTAG
- a CDS encoding ParB/RepB/Spo0J family partition protein — MTMKKRGLGRGLDVLIKSRNVEPEHEAEIVTLDINALEPNIHQPRHHFDQAALEELAASIKSQGLIQPVLVRPLPTGHYELVAGERRWRACRMAGLDTIDCIVRRMDDHESMAIALIENLQREDLNPIEEARALGQIKEHFKITQEELADKIGKSRPAVTNSLRLLKLPEKVQNLLETNALSAGHARALLGLDDPESMTRLAEKILQKNLNVRATEELVKKIKNQNEPEEEKPRRAKPMAEDIADVVKALAGTFTVKHSGTPKKGKIVFAYASNEEREKIASFLERMAKEQEI, encoded by the coding sequence ATGACCATGAAAAAACGCGGGCTCGGTCGCGGGCTTGATGTACTCATCAAAAGCCGCAATGTCGAACCCGAACACGAAGCAGAAATAGTGACGCTGGACATAAACGCGCTTGAGCCCAACATCCACCAGCCACGCCACCACTTCGACCAGGCGGCGCTGGAAGAGCTGGCCGCCTCCATCAAGAGCCAGGGCCTGATCCAGCCGGTGCTGGTCAGACCGCTGCCAACGGGACACTACGAACTCGTGGCCGGGGAAAGGCGCTGGCGGGCCTGCCGCATGGCCGGGCTTGATACCATCGACTGCATAGTCCGGCGCATGGACGACCATGAAAGCATGGCCATCGCGCTCATCGAAAACCTGCAGCGCGAGGATCTCAACCCGATCGAGGAAGCGCGGGCTCTGGGGCAGATCAAGGAACATTTCAAGATCACCCAGGAAGAGCTGGCCGACAAGATCGGCAAAAGCAGACCCGCCGTGACCAACAGCCTTCGGCTCCTGAAGCTGCCCGAAAAAGTGCAGAACCTTCTGGAGACCAATGCCCTCTCCGCCGGACACGCCAGGGCGCTGCTCGGGCTCGATGATCCCGAGAGCATGACCCGCTTGGCTGAAAAGATTCTGCAAAAGAATCTGAACGTGCGCGCCACGGAAGAGCTGGTCAAAAAAATCAAAAACCAGAACGAGCCGGAAGAAGAAAAACCGCGCCGCGCCAAACCCATGGCCGAAGACATAGCGGACGTGGTCAAGGCCCTGGCAGGCACCTTCACCGTCAAACACTCGGGAACGCCAAAAAAAGGAAAAATCGTGTTCGCTTACGCAAGCAACGAAGAAAGGGAAAAAATAGCGTCTTTCCTTGAACGAATGGCAAAGGAGCAGGAAATATGA
- a CDS encoding ParA family protein produces MAQTIVLANQKGGVGKTTTTVNLAASLAAMEQRVLVIDCDPQANASSGLGVDVSQVQSSIYQALFSPEEARKGIVDSDMEFLKILPSTPDLVGAEIELGEEKDREFILRGIVKLLSPEYDYILIDCPPSLGLITINALCAARWLLVPLQCEYYALEGIAQLMKTYGLVKERLNPDLDILGILLTMFDKRNKLSFMVEREVRDHFKELVFTTSIPRNVRLSEAPSHGLPAILYDIRSMGTQSYITLAQELIDKKLGQSQEQAT; encoded by the coding sequence TTGGCGCAGACAATCGTTTTGGCAAATCAGAAAGGCGGGGTGGGCAAAACCACCACCACCGTTAATCTTGCGGCATCACTGGCGGCCATGGAACAGCGCGTACTGGTCATTGATTGCGACCCGCAGGCCAATGCTTCAAGCGGCCTTGGCGTCGACGTGAGCCAGGTGCAAAGTTCGATCTACCAGGCCCTTTTCTCTCCGGAAGAGGCACGCAAGGGCATCGTTGATTCCGACATGGAATTCCTGAAAATACTCCCTTCAACGCCGGACCTGGTAGGCGCGGAGATCGAACTTGGCGAAGAGAAGGACAGGGAATTCATACTGCGCGGCATCGTGAAACTGCTGAGCCCGGAGTACGACTACATCCTGATCGACTGTCCTCCATCACTGGGGCTGATCACCATCAACGCCCTGTGCGCGGCCAGATGGCTGCTCGTTCCGCTTCAATGCGAATACTACGCGCTGGAAGGAATCGCACAGCTCATGAAAACCTACGGACTGGTCAAGGAAAGGCTGAATCCCGACCTCGACATCCTGGGCATACTTTTGACCATGTTCGACAAACGCAACAAGCTCTCATTCATGGTCGAACGCGAGGTGCGCGACCACTTCAAAGAGCTTGTGTTCACAACATCGATACCGAGAAACGTGCGCCTGTCGGAGGCGCCGAGCCATGGCCTTCCAGCCATACTCTACGACATCAGGTCCATGGGAACCCAGTCCTATATCACGCTGGCCCAGGAACTGATCGACAAGAAGCTGGGTCAATCGCAGGAGCAGGCGACCTGA
- a CDS encoding NAD-dependent epimerase, whose protein sequence is MKILITGAAGFIGFHLAKRFLAAGTSVFGLDNLNDYYSVDLKKDRLKLLQQDSNFHFEPIDLADGVALDAYFKANEFTHVVNLAAQAGVRYSLLNPKSYIDSNIVGFANLLECCRHNGTKHLVYASSSSVYGLNTSMPFSVHDNVDHPVSLYAASKKSNELMAHTYSYLYKLPTTGLRFFTVYGPWGRPDMALYLFTKAICEGKPINVFNHGKMRRDFTYIDDIVEGVFRIVSHVPADNPAWDGKNPDPSTSPAPYKLYNIGNNNTVELEQFITVLENALGQKAVRNYMDIQPGDVPATYANIDDLIKEVGFKPSTSIEEGIEKFIAWYKDYYRP, encoded by the coding sequence ATGAAAATTCTTATCACGGGCGCGGCGGGATTTATCGGTTTTCACCTCGCCAAACGCTTTCTTGCCGCGGGAACTTCCGTATTTGGCCTGGACAACCTCAATGACTACTACTCGGTGGACTTGAAAAAAGACCGCCTGAAGCTTCTGCAACAGGATTCAAATTTCCATTTCGAGCCCATCGACCTCGCTGACGGCGTAGCCCTGGATGCATATTTCAAGGCCAACGAGTTTACACACGTGGTCAATCTGGCGGCTCAGGCGGGTGTCAGATACTCCCTTCTGAACCCGAAATCCTACATTGATTCCAATATAGTAGGCTTTGCAAACCTGCTGGAATGCTGCCGCCACAACGGTACGAAGCACCTGGTGTACGCCTCGTCGAGCTCGGTTTACGGGCTGAACACATCCATGCCCTTTTCCGTCCACGACAATGTGGACCATCCCGTGAGTCTGTACGCGGCCAGCAAGAAATCAAACGAACTGATGGCGCACACCTATTCATACCTTTACAAGCTGCCGACCACAGGTCTGCGCTTCTTCACGGTGTACGGCCCCTGGGGGCGCCCCGACATGGCGCTGTACCTCTTCACCAAGGCTATCTGCGAAGGAAAGCCGATCAACGTCTTCAATCATGGCAAGATGCGCAGGGACTTCACCTACATCGACGACATCGTCGAGGGCGTGTTCCGGATCGTGAGTCATGTTCCGGCAGACAATCCGGCATGGGACGGCAAGAATCCCGACCCGAGCACCTCCCCCGCGCCTTACAAGCTCTACAACATCGGCAACAACAACACCGTGGAACTTGAGCAGTTCATCACCGTGCTTGAGAATGCCCTGGGCCAAAAAGCCGTGCGCAACTACATGGATATCCAGCCCGGAGACGTGCCGGCGACCTACGCCAACATCGATGACCTGATCAAGGAAGTCGGATTCAAGCCATCCACAAGCATCGAGGAAGGAATAGAGAAGTTCATCGCCTGGTACAAAGATTACTACCGTCCTTAG
- the coaBC gene encoding bifunctional phosphopantothenoylcysteine decarboxylase/phosphopantothenate--cysteine ligase CoaBC, with protein MIPAHYLFDTFHGKRIHLGVTGSIAAYKALDLTRAFLHLHLQVGVTLTESARKFVTDLSFGALGADPLYTDMFSSGANFDHLEPSVADAFVVVPTTANMIAKMACGIADDLLSCQLLAYSGPVLVAPAMNPRMWSAPATRHNWSVLGERGVTLIEPECGNVACGDTGQGRLAPLDEIFIRTLAALSPQDLSGKKIMITLGPTREYFDKARFWSNPSSGIMGASLAVAAALRGAEVTAITGPAEIALPSMIQRVPVVTARDMFEAAQDIFPTQDIGCFTAAVADFRPPACSTGKFKKSGETLSLTFEPNPDILATLSNAKKSWQQTIGFAAEAQDLEKNAALKLAKKNLDLLVANPIDEAGAGFASCTNRVLVMDRHGRQEAWPQLPKTEIAWRIWDWISMNTP; from the coding sequence GTGATTCCCGCACACTACCTGTTCGACACGTTTCACGGGAAACGTATCCACCTGGGAGTCACCGGCTCCATTGCAGCATACAAGGCCCTGGATCTGACCAGGGCCTTTTTGCATTTGCACCTTCAAGTCGGAGTGACCCTGACGGAATCGGCCCGCAAATTCGTGACCGACCTTTCCTTTGGGGCGCTCGGAGCTGATCCTCTCTACACCGACATGTTTTCCAGTGGCGCCAATTTCGATCATCTCGAACCATCGGTGGCCGATGCCTTTGTCGTTGTTCCAACGACTGCGAACATGATCGCCAAAATGGCCTGCGGCATCGCCGACGACCTGCTCAGCTGTCAGCTTTTGGCCTACTCCGGCCCGGTGCTGGTGGCTCCGGCCATGAACCCGCGTATGTGGAGCGCCCCGGCAACCCGCCACAACTGGTCCGTGCTAGGTGAACGCGGCGTTACGCTCATTGAACCCGAATGCGGCAATGTCGCCTGCGGTGACACGGGTCAGGGCAGGCTTGCCCCACTGGACGAGATTTTCATCCGTACCCTGGCCGCGCTTTCGCCTCAGGACCTTAGCGGCAAGAAAATCATGATTACGCTCGGCCCAACCAGAGAATACTTTGACAAGGCCCGCTTCTGGTCCAATCCCTCAAGCGGAATCATGGGGGCCAGCCTGGCCGTCGCTGCGGCCCTGCGCGGCGCCGAAGTCACCGCCATCACCGGCCCGGCGGAAATCGCCCTGCCGTCCATGATCCAGCGCGTGCCCGTGGTCACGGCCCGTGACATGTTTGAAGCCGCCCAGGACATTTTTCCAACGCAGGACATCGGATGCTTCACGGCAGCCGTGGCTGACTTTCGTCCTCCGGCCTGCTCCACGGGCAAATTCAAAAAGAGCGGAGAAACCCTGAGCCTGACTTTTGAGCCCAACCCTGACATCCTCGCAACCCTGAGCAACGCCAAAAAATCATGGCAACAAACCATCGGCTTTGCCGCTGAAGCGCAAGACCTCGAAAAGAATGCCGCGCTGAAGCTCGCCAAAAAAAATCTTGATCTGCTCGTAGCCAATCCCATAGACGAGGCCGGTGCCGGCTTTGCATCATGCACCAACAGGGTTTTGGTCATGGATCGACACGGCCGACAGGAAGCGTGGCCGCAGCTGCCCAAAACTGAAATTGCCTGGAGGATTTGGGATTGGATCTCAATGAACACACCCTGA
- the rfaE2 gene encoding D-glycero-beta-D-manno-heptose 1-phosphate adenylyltransferase, with product MNTEQKIISPEQIARPGGKVVFTNGCFDIIHPGHVDYLERARSMGSCLVVGLNSDASVRRLKGALRPVNEQQSRARVLAALACVDFVIIFDEDTPLELIRKVRPDVLVKGGDWSVDRIVGREEVEAAGGTVCSIPLLAGYSTTGTVERIVAMHQRGGNG from the coding sequence ATGAATACCGAACAAAAAATCATTTCTCCCGAACAAATTGCAAGGCCAGGCGGCAAGGTCGTGTTCACCAATGGCTGCTTCGACATCATCCACCCGGGCCATGTGGACTATCTGGAGCGGGCCAGGAGCATGGGCTCCTGCCTGGTCGTCGGCCTCAACAGCGACGCTTCGGTCAGGCGCCTAAAAGGCGCGCTGCGGCCGGTCAACGAACAGCAAAGCCGGGCGCGGGTGCTGGCGGCCCTGGCCTGCGTGGATTTCGTCATCATCTTCGACGAGGACACGCCTCTTGAACTGATCCGCAAGGTCCGCCCGGACGTGCTGGTCAAGGGCGGGGACTGGAGCGTAGACCGGATAGTGGGGCGAGAGGAGGTGGAGGCGGCGGGAGGGACGGTCTGCTCCATCCCGCTGTTGGCCGGATATTCAACCACGGGGACGGTAGAACGCATCGTGGCCATGCATCAAAGAGGCGGCAATGGATAG
- a CDS encoding GspE/PulE family protein, translating to MDSLNTKRVVYSLTYLLEILTDAGEISEAQARIIMDHAVKNGINVEGPDGIDDLIRFNIRKPPKEPGHPEARITEDVILKAVARREGLEFRRVDPFDLDLEVTTKTISESFARMNTLVPIMIRDGELELAVFNPFRPELWQDMERVSDLPYRVFLSTRQDINRLIDDYYQFRTAIQAAQIEFMDSSEIGNLEARVKVSEKSDPESQRHIIKAVDYLLRSALRERASDIHIEPKRDFALIRFRIDGILHDLHRLPMTVHLAMINRLKGMSRLDISEKRRPQDGRVQLVLAGVPTDVRVSTIPVAFGEKMVLRLLSSDSTLKNLEELGMGPDHYATYSKFLGKTYGLILVTGPTGSGKSTTLYSTLKVLANPQVNVVTLEDPIEMVVDDFNQIGVQSKIGVTFGQMLRHILRQDPDIIMIGEMRDLETAEQAMQSALTGHIVFSTLHTNDASAALTRLLDLGLDAYLINAAVIGCIAQRLVRNICLHCKVQYTPDYEEIKALGLDSYIRPGQALWKGRGCDHCRQTGYYGRTGIFEILPYDTEVKDAIRKNIDLGDLREMVRKKGVRSLFDDGMARVVQGVTTVEEVLRVAGGSVD from the coding sequence ATGGATAGCTTGAACACAAAGCGCGTGGTCTATTCCCTGACGTATCTGCTGGAGATTCTGACCGACGCGGGCGAGATAAGCGAGGCGCAGGCCCGGATCATCATGGACCACGCCGTCAAGAACGGGATCAACGTGGAGGGGCCGGACGGAATCGACGACCTCATCCGCTTCAATATCCGAAAGCCCCCCAAAGAACCCGGACACCCGGAAGCGCGCATCACCGAGGATGTCATCCTGAAGGCCGTGGCGCGCCGGGAGGGGCTTGAGTTTCGCCGGGTGGACCCCTTTGATCTGGATCTTGAGGTCACCACCAAGACCATCTCCGAGAGTTTCGCCCGGATGAATACCCTGGTGCCGATCATGATCCGCGACGGCGAGCTTGAGCTTGCGGTCTTCAATCCTTTCCGGCCGGAGCTGTGGCAGGACATGGAGCGCGTCAGCGACCTGCCCTACAGGGTGTTCCTGAGCACCCGTCAGGACATCAACCGGCTCATCGACGATTATTACCAGTTCCGGACAGCCATCCAGGCCGCGCAGATCGAGTTCATGGACTCAAGCGAAATCGGCAATCTCGAAGCGCGGGTCAAGGTCTCGGAAAAATCCGACCCCGAATCGCAGCGGCACATCATAAAGGCCGTGGACTATCTGCTGCGCTCGGCTCTGCGCGAGCGCGCCAGCGACATCCACATCGAGCCCAAGAGGGATTTCGCGCTGATCCGGTTTCGCATCGACGGCATCCTGCATGATCTGCACAGGCTACCCATGACCGTGCATCTGGCCATGATAAACCGTTTGAAGGGGATGAGCCGGCTTGACATCTCCGAGAAGCGCAGGCCCCAGGATGGGCGCGTGCAGCTGGTCCTGGCCGGAGTGCCGACGGACGTGCGCGTTTCGACCATTCCGGTGGCCTTTGGCGAAAAGATGGTGCTGCGGCTCCTGTCCAGCGACAGCACGCTCAAGAATCTCGAAGAGCTGGGCATGGGGCCCGATCATTACGCGACCTACAGCAAGTTTCTGGGAAAGACCTACGGTCTCATCCTGGTCACCGGCCCCACGGGGAGCGGCAAGTCTACCACGCTGTACTCGACCCTGAAGGTGCTGGCCAATCCCCAGGTCAACGTGGTCACGCTAGAAGACCCCATCGAGATGGTGGTCGACGATTTCAACCAGATCGGCGTGCAGTCCAAGATCGGCGTGACCTTCGGGCAGATGCTGCGCCACATCCTGCGTCAGGACCCCGACATCATCATGATCGGCGAGATGCGCGACCTCGAGACCGCCGAGCAGGCCATGCAGTCGGCCCTGACCGGGCATATCGTCTTCTCGACCCTGCACACCAACGACGCCAGCGCCGCCCTGACCCGCTTGCTGGACCTTGGCCTTGACGCCTATCTCATCAATGCAGCCGTCATCGGCTGCATCGCCCAGCGCCTGGTGCGCAACATCTGCCTGCACTGCAAGGTGCAGTACACGCCGGATTACGAGGAGATAAAGGCCCTGGGGCTGGACAGCTACATCCGTCCGGGACAGGCCTTGTGGAAGGGGCGCGGGTGCGACCACTGCCGGCAGACGGGCTATTACGGGCGAACCGGCATCTTTGAGATCCTGCCCTACGACACCGAGGTCAAGGACGCCATCCGCAAGAACATCGATCTTGGCGATCTGCGTGAAATGGTCCGCAAAAAAGGGGTTCGGTCCCTGTTCGACGACGGCATGGCGAGGGTGGTGCAGGGCGTGACGACGGTGGAGGAGGTTTTGCGCGTGGCCGGGGGCTCCGTCGATTAG
- a CDS encoding FliI/YscN family ATPase, translating to MTADLDGTLHLLAGLQPAQAYGKVTKVVGLVAEGRGIKAPLGSVCQLLPGDTGKQVINAEVVGFRDDVMLLMPYGEMRGIRPGSLIRNTSTPPVFPVGHRYLGHAVDAFGQSLDPQKNIFPARYNPLHTDPPNPLTRPRITEPLDVGVRAINGLLTLGKGQRVGIMAGSGVGKSTLMGMFARYTSAEVNVIGLIGERGREVVDFIEKDLGPEGLAKSVLIVATSDQGPLVRMRAAYAATAMAEFFRDEGKDVLLMMDSVTRFAMAAREEGLAAGEPPTTRGYTPTVFSHLPRLLERAGRSSKGSITGIYTVLVEGDDFNEPVADAVRSILDGHIVLTRELADQGHYPSIDVLKSVSRLAPDVAPAPVIAAGRDLVRMMATFQRVEDMVNIGAYAPGSNPEIDQALGMVHPIRSFLQQSVGERSTLDQAFEDIKKLTGKNLPKSVKPRT from the coding sequence ATGACCGCCGATCTTGACGGCACCCTGCATCTGCTGGCCGGCCTTCAGCCGGCGCAAGCCTATGGCAAGGTGACCAAGGTCGTGGGGCTCGTGGCCGAGGGGCGCGGCATAAAGGCCCCGCTTGGCTCGGTCTGTCAGCTTCTGCCGGGGGATACCGGCAAGCAGGTCATCAACGCCGAAGTGGTCGGGTTCCGCGACGACGTCATGCTGCTCATGCCCTACGGCGAGATGCGCGGCATCCGCCCGGGAAGCCTCATCCGCAACACCAGCACTCCGCCTGTTTTCCCGGTCGGCCATCGCTACCTCGGACACGCCGTGGACGCTTTCGGGCAGTCCCTCGACCCGCAAAAGAACATCTTTCCCGCCCGCTACAATCCCCTGCACACGGATCCCCCCAACCCCTTGACCAGACCGCGCATCACCGAACCGCTGGATGTCGGGGTCCGGGCCATCAACGGTCTCCTGACCCTGGGCAAGGGCCAGCGCGTCGGAATCATGGCCGGCTCCGGCGTCGGCAAGAGCACGCTCATGGGCATGTTCGCACGGTACACGTCGGCCGAGGTCAACGTCATCGGGCTGATCGGCGAACGTGGCCGGGAAGTCGTGGATTTCATCGAAAAGGATCTGGGACCGGAAGGGTTGGCCAAGTCCGTACTCATCGTGGCCACTTCGGATCAGGGACCTCTGGTGCGCATGCGCGCCGCCTATGCGGCCACGGCCATGGCCGAGTTTTTTCGTGACGAGGGCAAGGACGTGCTGCTCATGATGGACTCGGTGACCCGCTTCGCCATGGCCGCCCGCGAGGAGGGCCTTGCGGCCGGCGAACCGCCCACCACGCGTGGATACACACCCACGGTCTTCTCGCACCTGCCACGCCTGCTCGAACGCGCCGGGCGCTCGTCCAAAGGAAGCATCACTGGCATTTACACGGTGCTTGTGGAAGGCGACGACTTCAACGAGCCCGTGGCCGACGCGGTGCGCTCCATCCTCGACGGCCACATCGTGCTCACACGAGAACTGGCCGACCAGGGGCACTACCCTTCCATCGACGTGCTCAAGAGCGTCAGCCGTCTGGCGCCCGACGTCGCTCCCGCGCCTGTAATCGCCGCCGGACGGGACCTGGTCCGCATGATGGCCACCTTTCAGCGTGTCGAGGACATGGTCAACATCGGCGCCTACGCCCCCGGTTCTAATCCGGAAATCGACCAGGCCCTGGGCATGGTCCATCCCATCCGCTCTTTTCTGCAGCAAAGCGTCGGAGAACGCTCCACCCTGGATCAGGCATTCGAGGACATAAAAAAACTGACCGGCAAGAATCTTCCTAAGTCCGTAAAGCCCCGTACCTAA
- a CDS encoding FliH/SctL family protein has protein sequence MSEHAQNPCRVIYGLHSRDGVGLNRPPTLTWNTETEDHYMEQVRQRAQQMAKDILAQALAEAEQIRARAQAEGFAAGQEQANSMAQAETAKVCSFMDTIQAAMVAEKERIYSEHKQSLFQIMRLAFEKTLGVILDEQREQVLNTLFEEAVSQLQAKTCITVHVCAQDFELAKSLADQTREKRSDLPELRICSSLELAPGGVRIESGDGLVDNSIAARFEQVRAILDGYVENS, from the coding sequence TTGTCTGAGCACGCGCAAAACCCGTGCAGGGTCATTTATGGCTTGCACAGCCGCGACGGCGTCGGACTCAACCGCCCGCCCACCCTGACTTGGAACACGGAGACCGAGGACCACTATATGGAACAGGTACGCCAGCGCGCCCAGCAAATGGCCAAGGATATTCTGGCCCAGGCTCTGGCCGAAGCCGAGCAGATTCGTGCCCGCGCCCAGGCCGAAGGCTTTGCCGCCGGACAAGAGCAGGCCAACTCCATGGCGCAGGCGGAAACCGCGAAAGTCTGCTCCTTCATGGACACGATCCAGGCGGCGATGGTCGCCGAGAAGGAACGCATCTACTCCGAGCACAAGCAAAGCCTCTTCCAGATCATGCGCCTCGCCTTTGAAAAGACCCTGGGTGTCATACTCGACGAACAGCGCGAGCAGGTCCTGAACACCCTCTTCGAGGAGGCCGTCTCACAGCTCCAGGCCAAGACCTGCATCACCGTGCATGTCTGCGCGCAAGACTTCGAACTGGCCAAGTCCCTGGCCGATCAGACCAGAGAAAAGCGCTCCGATCTTCCGGAACTGCGCATCTGCTCAAGCCTGGAACTTGCTCCCGGCGGAGTGCGCATCGAAAGCGGCGACGGCTTGGTGGACAATTCCATTGCCGCCCGTTTTGAACAGGTCCGCGCCATTCTCGACGGATACGTGGAAAATTCATGA